From a region of the Mycobacterium intracellulare ATCC 13950 genome:
- a CDS encoding DHH family phosphoesterase, which produces MTTTNANTELAGVGARVDAPAAVDLLSDAATVAVIAHVHPDADTIGAGLALGLVLDKCGKRVEVSFAEPAGLPESLASLPGRHLLVSPDAMRRDVDLVVTVDVPSVKRLGALSELAVSGAEVLVIDHHASNDMFGTANFVDVSADSTTMMIADILDAWGKPIDSDVAHCIYAGLTTDTGSFRWASARALRLAARLVDAGVDNAAISRTLMDTHPFGWLPLLSRVLASAQLVPGAAGGRGLVYAVVGHQDWSGSRPEEVESIVDIVRTTQQAEVAAVFKEVAPGQWSVSMRAKAEVDLATVASAFGGGGHRLAAGYSTTGPIEDAVAALRTALG; this is translated from the coding sequence GTGACGACGACCAACGCGAATACTGAACTGGCCGGTGTGGGTGCACGCGTCGACGCGCCGGCCGCCGTCGACCTACTGTCGGACGCCGCCACCGTCGCGGTGATCGCCCACGTGCATCCCGACGCCGACACCATCGGCGCCGGTCTGGCGCTTGGTTTGGTGCTCGACAAGTGCGGCAAGCGGGTCGAGGTCAGTTTCGCCGAGCCCGCCGGCCTGCCGGAATCGCTGGCGTCGCTGCCGGGCCGTCACCTGCTGGTCAGCCCGGACGCGATGCGCCGCGACGTCGATCTGGTTGTCACCGTTGACGTTCCGAGCGTCAAGCGCCTGGGCGCGTTGAGCGAGCTGGCCGTGTCGGGCGCCGAGGTGCTGGTGATCGACCACCACGCCTCCAACGACATGTTCGGCACCGCCAATTTCGTTGACGTGTCGGCGGATTCGACCACGATGATGATCGCCGACATCCTCGACGCGTGGGGCAAGCCCATCGATTCCGACGTCGCGCACTGCATCTACGCCGGCCTGACGACCGATACCGGATCGTTCCGCTGGGCCAGCGCGCGCGCCCTTCGTCTGGCCGCCCGGCTGGTCGACGCCGGCGTGGACAACGCCGCAATCAGCCGGACCCTGATGGACACCCATCCGTTCGGATGGCTGCCGCTGCTGTCGCGCGTGCTGGCGTCGGCCCAGTTGGTGCCGGGCGCGGCCGGCGGCCGGGGGCTGGTGTATGCCGTTGTCGGCCACCAGGATTGGAGCGGCTCCCGCCCGGAGGAAGTCGAAAGCATCGTCGACATCGTGCGGACCACGCAGCAGGCCGAGGTGGCCGCGGTCTTCAAGGAGGTCGCGCCGGGGCAGTGGTCGGTATCGATGCGGGCCAAGGCCGAAGTGGACCTGGCGACGGTCGCGTCCGCATTCGGCGGCGGCGGGCACCGGCTGGCGGCCGGCTACTCGACCACCGGCCCGATCGAGGACGCCGTCGCGGCGCTGCGCACCGCGCTCGGGTGA
- the rbfA gene encoding 30S ribosome-binding factor RbfA gives MADPARARRLAKRINTIVASAIEFEIKDPGLDGVTIVDAKVTADLHDATVFYTVMGRTLDDEPDYGAAAAALERAKGALRTMVGAGTGVRFTPTLTFTRDTTSDNVQRMDELLARARAADADLARVRSGAKPAGEADPYRDSGSGAEPGLDGSIGDDDQREY, from the coding sequence ATGGCTGACCCCGCCCGGGCCCGCCGCCTCGCCAAGCGGATCAACACGATCGTCGCCTCGGCGATCGAGTTCGAGATCAAGGACCCCGGGCTTGACGGGGTCACCATCGTGGACGCGAAGGTGACCGCCGACCTGCACGACGCGACCGTGTTCTACACGGTCATGGGGCGCACGCTGGACGACGAGCCGGACTACGGCGCGGCCGCGGCCGCGCTGGAGCGGGCCAAGGGCGCGCTGCGCACCATGGTCGGGGCGGGCACCGGCGTGCGCTTCACGCCCACCCTCACGTTCACCCGCGACACCACGTCGGACAACGTGCAGCGGATGGACGAGTTGCTGGCGCGGGCCCGCGCCGCGGACGCTGATCTGGCGCGGGTTCGTTCGGGCGCCAAGCCGGCTGGGGAGGCCGATCCATACCGGGATAGCGGATCGGGCGCCGAGCCCGGCCTCGACGGGAGCATCGGTGACGACGACCAACGCGAATACTGA
- the infB gene encoding translation initiation factor IF-2 — protein MAGKARVHELAKELGVTSKEVLARLNDQGEFVKSASSTVEAPVARRLRESFGGGKPAAEKAPAKAAKGDAKASAKAPDKSLDAALDNAINKPAGNGEATASPAQPGGAAPAAAAQASGAAPSDAPARPGPAPARPSAPSPGQPKPPAPGQAPHPGMTPGPRPGPIPKPRAPRVGNNPFSSAQPVDRPIPRPAAPRPGAPRPGAPRPGASPGNMPPRPAGAAGQGRPPRPGAPRPGGGRPGGPGGRDGGGGNYRGGGGGVGAPPGGGGGFRGRPGGGGGRPGQRGGAAGAFGRPGGAPRRGRKSKRAKRAEYENMQAPVVGGVRLPHGNGETIRLARGASLSDFADKINANPASLVQALFNLGEMVTATQSVGDETLELLGSEMNYVVQVVSPEDEDRELLESFDLTYGEDEGTEEDLQTRPPVVTVMGHVDHGKTRLLDTIRKANVREAEAGGITQHIGAYQVSVEHDGDERPITFIDTPGHEAFTAMRARGAKATDIAILVVAADDGVMPQTVEAINHAQAADVPIVVAVNKIDVEGADPAKIRGQLTEYGLVAEDFGGETMFVDISAKQGTNIDALLEAVLLTADAALDLRANPDMEAQGVAIEAHLDRGRGPVATVLVQRGTLRVGDSVVAGDAYGRVRRMVDEHGDDVEEALPSRPVQVIGFTSVPGAGDNLLVVDEDRIARQIADKRSARKRNALAARSRKRISLEDLDSALKETSQLNLILKGDNAGTVEALEEALMGIQIDDEVALRVIDRGVGGITETNVNLASASDAVIIGFNVRAEGKATELANREGVEIRYYSVIYQAIDEIEKALRGMLKPIYEENQLGRAEIRAIFRSSKVGIIAGCMISSGVVRRNAKARLLRDNVVVTENLTINSLRREKDDVTEVREGFECGMTLGYSDIKEGDIIESYELVQKERS, from the coding sequence GTGGCAGGTAAGGCCCGCGTACACGAGTTGGCTAAGGAACTCGGTGTCACCAGCAAGGAAGTCCTCGCCCGACTGAATGATCAGGGCGAATTCGTCAAATCCGCATCGTCGACGGTAGAAGCACCGGTCGCTCGCCGGCTGCGCGAGTCCTTCGGGGGCGGCAAGCCCGCGGCCGAGAAGGCCCCCGCGAAGGCCGCGAAAGGCGACGCCAAGGCGTCCGCCAAGGCCCCCGACAAGTCGCTCGACGCGGCCCTCGACAACGCGATCAACAAGCCCGCCGGCAACGGCGAAGCGACCGCGTCGCCGGCCCAGCCCGGTGGCGCGGCGCCCGCTGCCGCCGCCCAGGCCTCCGGCGCCGCGCCGAGCGACGCCCCGGCGCGACCGGGGCCGGCCCCCGCGCGCCCGTCGGCGCCGTCGCCAGGGCAGCCGAAGCCGCCCGCTCCCGGCCAGGCGCCGCACCCCGGCATGACGCCGGGCCCGCGCCCCGGCCCCATCCCCAAGCCCCGCGCCCCGCGCGTCGGCAACAACCCGTTCTCGTCGGCGCAACCCGTCGACCGGCCCATCCCGCGCCCGGCGGCGCCGCGTCCCGGAGCGCCCCGCCCGGGCGCGCCGCGGCCCGGCGCCTCCCCGGGCAACATGCCACCCCGGCCCGCCGGCGCCGCCGGACAGGGCCGCCCGCCGCGCCCCGGCGCCCCGCGGCCCGGCGGCGGCCGGCCCGGTGGTCCCGGCGGTCGTGACGGGGGAGGCGGCAACTACCGCGGCGGTGGCGGCGGAGTCGGCGCCCCGCCCGGAGGCGGCGGCGGTTTCCGCGGCCGGCCCGGTGGCGGCGGCGGCCGTCCCGGCCAGCGCGGCGGTGCGGCCGGCGCGTTCGGCCGTCCCGGCGGCGCGCCCCGGCGTGGCCGCAAGTCGAAGCGGGCGAAGCGCGCCGAGTACGAGAACATGCAGGCCCCGGTCGTCGGCGGTGTGCGGTTGCCGCATGGCAACGGCGAGACGATCCGGCTGGCCCGCGGCGCGTCGCTCTCCGACTTCGCCGACAAGATCAACGCCAACCCGGCCTCGCTGGTGCAGGCGCTGTTCAACCTCGGTGAGATGGTGACGGCCACCCAATCGGTGGGCGACGAGACGCTCGAGCTGCTGGGCAGCGAGATGAACTACGTCGTCCAGGTCGTCAGCCCGGAGGACGAGGACCGCGAGCTGCTCGAGTCCTTCGATCTGACCTACGGCGAGGACGAAGGCACCGAGGAAGACCTGCAGACCCGCCCGCCGGTGGTGACCGTGATGGGTCACGTCGACCACGGTAAGACCCGGCTGCTGGACACCATCCGTAAGGCCAACGTGCGCGAGGCCGAGGCGGGCGGCATCACCCAGCACATCGGCGCCTACCAGGTGTCCGTCGAGCACGACGGCGACGAGCGGCCGATCACCTTCATCGACACCCCGGGTCACGAGGCGTTCACCGCCATGCGTGCCCGCGGCGCGAAGGCCACCGACATCGCGATCCTGGTGGTGGCCGCCGACGACGGTGTCATGCCCCAGACGGTGGAGGCCATCAACCACGCGCAGGCCGCCGACGTGCCCATCGTGGTCGCGGTCAACAAGATCGACGTGGAGGGCGCCGACCCGGCCAAGATCCGCGGCCAGCTCACCGAATACGGTTTGGTGGCAGAGGATTTCGGTGGCGAGACGATGTTCGTCGACATCTCCGCCAAGCAGGGCACCAACATCGACGCGCTGCTCGAGGCGGTCCTGCTGACCGCCGACGCCGCCCTGGACCTGCGGGCCAACCCCGACATGGAGGCCCAGGGTGTCGCGATCGAGGCGCACCTGGACCGCGGCCGCGGGCCGGTCGCGACCGTGCTGGTGCAGCGCGGCACGCTGCGCGTCGGCGACTCGGTGGTCGCCGGCGACGCCTACGGGCGCGTGCGCCGCATGGTCGACGAGCACGGCGACGACGTCGAAGAGGCGTTGCCGTCGCGGCCCGTGCAGGTCATCGGGTTCACGTCGGTGCCCGGCGCCGGTGACAACCTGCTGGTCGTCGACGAGGACCGCATCGCCCGCCAGATCGCCGACAAGCGCAGCGCCCGCAAGCGCAACGCGCTGGCGGCCCGCTCGCGCAAGCGGATCAGCCTGGAGGACCTGGACTCGGCGCTGAAGGAAACCAGCCAGCTGAACCTGATCCTCAAGGGCGACAACGCCGGTACGGTCGAGGCGCTCGAAGAGGCCCTGATGGGCATCCAGATCGACGACGAGGTGGCGCTGCGCGTCATCGACCGCGGCGTCGGTGGCATCACCGAAACCAACGTCAACCTGGCGTCGGCGTCGGACGCGGTGATCATCGGCTTCAACGTGCGGGCCGAGGGCAAGGCCACCGAGCTGGCCAACCGCGAGGGCGTGGAGATCCGCTACTACTCGGTGATCTACCAGGCGATCGACGAGATCGAGAAGGCCCTGCGCGGCATGCTCAAGCCGATCTACGAGGAGAACCAGCTGGGTCGCGCCGAGATCCGGGCGATCTTCCGGTCCTCCAAGGTCGGCATCATCGCCGGCTGCATGATCAGCTCCGGCGTGGTGCGGCGCAACGCCAAGGCCCGGTTGCTGCGCGACAACGTCGTGGTCACCGAGAACCTCACGATCAACTCGCTGCGACGCGAAAAGGATGATGTGACCGAGGTCCGCGAGGGCTTCGAATGCGGTATGACGCTGGGCTATTCCGACATCAAGGAAGGCGACATCATCGAGTCCTACGAGCTGGTCCAAAAGGAACGGTCGTGA
- a CDS encoding YlxR family protein: MAVELLRVVAVPTGNGEFAVIVDTGSRLPGRGAWLHPVPHCAQQAIRRRAFTKALRITGSPDTSAVVEHIESLSAPDRPATEQVAKNMSTP; the protein is encoded by the coding sequence TTGGCCGTCGAACTGCTTCGCGTGGTGGCTGTGCCGACCGGGAACGGCGAATTCGCCGTGATCGTTGACACAGGCAGTCGCCTGCCGGGGCGGGGTGCGTGGCTGCATCCCGTGCCGCACTGCGCACAACAGGCGATCCGGCGGCGGGCTTTCACCAAGGCGCTGCGCATCACCGGTTCACCGGACACCTCCGCGGTGGTCGAGCACATAGAGTCGCTGAGTGCGCCCGATCGCCCGGCAACAGAACAGGTAGCAAAGAACATGAGCACACCGTGA
- the nusA gene encoding transcription termination factor NusA, translating into MNIDMAALHAIEVDRGISVNELLETIKSALLTAYRHTEGHQNDARIEIDRKTGVVRVIARETDEDDNVISEWDDTPEGFGRIAATTARQVMLQRFRDAENERTYGEFSTREGEIVAGVIQRDSRANARGLVVVRMGTETKASEGVIPAAEQVPGESYEHGNRVRCYVIGVTRGAREPLITLSRTHPNLVRKLFSLEVPEIADESVEIVAVAREAGHRSKIAVKSNLPGLNAKGACIGPMGQRVRNVMSELSGEKIDIIDYDEDPARFVANALSPAKVVSVSIIDPSARAARVVVPDFQLSLAIGKEGQNARLAARLTGWRIDIRGDSPGGHPENEPEHGATHGMAHDR; encoded by the coding sequence ATGAATATCGACATGGCCGCACTGCATGCGATCGAGGTGGATCGGGGCATCTCGGTCAACGAGCTGCTCGAGACCATCAAGTCCGCGCTGCTCACCGCCTACCGGCACACCGAGGGCCATCAGAACGACGCGCGGATCGAGATCGACCGCAAGACCGGCGTCGTCCGGGTGATCGCCCGGGAGACCGACGAAGACGACAACGTCATCAGCGAATGGGACGACACCCCCGAGGGCTTCGGGCGCATCGCCGCCACCACCGCACGCCAGGTGATGCTGCAGCGATTTCGCGATGCCGAGAACGAGCGCACCTACGGTGAGTTCTCCACGCGTGAGGGCGAGATCGTCGCTGGCGTGATCCAGCGTGACAGCCGGGCCAACGCGCGCGGCCTGGTGGTGGTGCGGATGGGCACCGAGACGAAGGCGTCCGAGGGCGTGATCCCGGCGGCCGAGCAGGTCCCCGGCGAAAGCTACGAACACGGCAACCGCGTGCGGTGTTACGTGATCGGGGTGACCCGCGGGGCCCGCGAGCCGCTGATCACGCTGTCGCGCACCCACCCCAACCTGGTTCGCAAGCTGTTCTCCCTGGAGGTGCCCGAGATCGCCGACGAGTCGGTCGAAATCGTGGCCGTGGCGCGCGAGGCCGGCCATCGCTCCAAGATCGCGGTGAAGTCGAACCTGCCCGGCCTGAACGCCAAGGGCGCCTGCATCGGCCCGATGGGTCAGCGGGTCCGCAACGTGATGAGCGAGCTCTCCGGCGAGAAGATCGACATCATCGACTACGACGAGGACCCGGCCCGCTTCGTCGCCAACGCGCTGTCACCCGCCAAGGTGGTCTCGGTGTCGATCATCGACCCGTCCGCCCGCGCCGCCCGGGTGGTCGTCCCCGACTTCCAGTTGTCACTGGCCATCGGCAAGGAGGGCCAGAACGCGCGGCTGGCCGCCCGGCTCACCGGCTGGCGCATCGACATCCGCGGGGACTCGCCCGGCGGGCATCCGGAGAACGAGCCCGAACACGGCGCCACCCACGGAATGGCCCACGACCGCTAG
- the rimP gene encoding ribosome maturation factor RimP — MTTGLPSQTQVIELLDAEFARAGYEIEDVVIDARTRPPRITVIADGDDGLDLDTAATLSRSASALLDDLDTIGDHYVLEVSSRGVDRPLTSAKHFRRARGRKVDVTLSDGSTLTGRIGETNEDAVALVVRTGRDWAIREISLGDVVKAVVQVEFSPPADAELALAKRGAGEERC; from the coding sequence GTGACCACCGGGCTACCGTCGCAGACGCAGGTGATCGAGCTACTCGATGCAGAGTTTGCGCGCGCGGGATACGAGATCGAAGACGTGGTCATCGACGCACGCACCCGGCCCCCACGCATCACGGTGATCGCCGACGGCGACGACGGCCTCGACCTGGACACGGCCGCCACGCTGTCACGCTCGGCGTCGGCGCTGCTCGACGATCTGGACACCATCGGCGACCACTACGTGCTCGAGGTCTCCTCGCGCGGCGTTGACCGCCCCCTGACCAGCGCGAAGCACTTCCGCCGCGCCCGCGGCCGCAAGGTCGACGTCACCCTCTCCGACGGATCGACGCTGACCGGCCGCATCGGCGAGACGAACGAGGACGCCGTCGCGCTGGTGGTTCGCACCGGCCGAGACTGGGCGATCCGCGAAATCTCGCTCGGTGATGTCGTCAAAGCTGTTGTCCAGGTGGAGTTTTCGCCCCCTGCCGACGCCGAACTGGCACTGGCGAAGCGTGGGGCTGGGGAGGAGCGGTGCTGA
- a CDS encoding ferritin-like domain-containing protein, translating into MSSGKDADNAALSDALAIEHSTIYGYGIVSAMSPPSVNGMVVEALEQHRQRRDDVIAMLTARKVTAPVAAAGYQLPLVVGSPADAARLAARMENDGAGAWRVVAEHAETAEDRAFASTALVQSAVMAARWNRVLGAWPITTSFPGGND; encoded by the coding sequence ATGAGCTCGGGGAAGGACGCCGACAACGCCGCGCTGTCCGACGCGCTGGCCATCGAACACTCGACGATCTACGGCTACGGCATCGTCTCGGCCATGTCGCCGCCCAGCGTCAACGGCATGGTGGTGGAGGCGCTCGAGCAGCACCGGCAGCGCCGCGACGACGTCATCGCGATGCTGACCGCCCGCAAGGTCACCGCCCCGGTTGCCGCCGCCGGCTACCAGCTGCCCCTGGTGGTCGGCAGCCCGGCGGACGCGGCGCGGCTGGCCGCGCGGATGGAGAACGACGGCGCCGGCGCGTGGCGCGTTGTCGCCGAACACGCCGAGACCGCCGAGGACCGGGCGTTCGCTTCGACGGCGCTGGTGCAAAGCGCGGTCATGGCCGCCCGGTGGAACCGGGTGTTGGGCGCCTGGCCGATCACGACGAGCTTCCCGGGCGGCAACGACTAG
- a CDS encoding proline--tRNA ligase, giving the protein MITRMSQLFLRTLRDDPADAEVASHKLLIRAGYIRPVAPGLYSWLPLGLRVLRRIEGIVREEMNAIGGQEILFPALLPRAPYEATNRWTEYGDSVFRLKDRRGNDYLLGPTHEELFTLTVKGEYSSYKDFPVLLYQIQNKYRDEARPRAGILRVREFLMKDSYSFDVDDAGLKAAYHAHREAYQRIFARLQVRYVIVSAVSGAMGGSASEEFLAESPVGEDTFVRCLESGYAANVEAVVTARPEAQPIDGLPEAVVHDTGDTPTIATLVDWANTADLGRTVTAADTLKNVLLKVREPGGDWELLAIGLPGDREVDDKRLGAALEPAEYAMLDDADFAKYSFLVKGYIGPKALRDNGVRYLVDPRVVDGTSWITGADEPGRHVVGLVAGRDFTADGTIEAAEVRDGDPSPDGAGPLVSARGIEVAHIFQLGRKYTDAFTADVLGEDGKPVRLTMGSYGLGVSRMVAVIAEQHHDELGLRWPSSVAPFDVHLVIANKDDRARTGATELAGELDRLGVDVLLDDRQASPGVKFKDAELLGVPWIVVVGRGWADGVVELRDRFGGQTRELATGASLAADIAAALETG; this is encoded by the coding sequence GTGATCACCCGGATGTCCCAGCTGTTTTTGCGCACGTTGCGCGACGATCCCGCCGACGCCGAAGTCGCCAGCCACAAGCTGCTGATCCGGGCCGGCTACATCCGGCCCGTCGCGCCCGGGCTGTACAGCTGGTTGCCGCTGGGCCTGCGGGTGCTGCGCCGCATCGAGGGCATCGTCCGCGAGGAGATGAATGCCATTGGCGGGCAAGAGATCCTGTTTCCCGCCCTGCTGCCCCGCGCGCCCTACGAGGCGACGAACCGGTGGACCGAATACGGCGACTCGGTGTTCCGGCTCAAAGACCGCCGCGGTAACGACTACCTGCTGGGCCCGACGCACGAGGAGTTGTTCACCCTGACGGTCAAGGGCGAATACAGCTCCTACAAAGACTTTCCGGTCCTGCTCTACCAAATCCAGAACAAGTACCGCGACGAGGCGCGGCCGCGCGCCGGCATCCTGCGCGTGCGGGAGTTCCTGATGAAGGACTCCTACTCGTTCGACGTCGACGACGCCGGGCTCAAGGCCGCCTACCACGCGCACCGCGAGGCCTATCAGCGCATCTTCGCGCGCCTGCAGGTGCGCTACGTCATCGTCTCGGCGGTCTCCGGCGCCATGGGCGGCAGCGCCTCCGAGGAGTTTCTGGCCGAAAGCCCGGTCGGCGAGGACACCTTCGTGCGCTGCCTGGAGTCCGGCTACGCGGCCAACGTCGAGGCCGTCGTCACCGCGCGCCCGGAGGCGCAGCCGATCGACGGGCTGCCCGAGGCGGTGGTCCACGACACCGGCGACACCCCGACCATCGCCACCCTGGTGGACTGGGCCAACACCGCCGACCTGGGCCGCACCGTCACCGCGGCCGACACGTTGAAGAACGTCCTGCTCAAGGTGCGCGAGCCCGGTGGGGACTGGGAGCTGCTGGCCATCGGGCTGCCCGGCGACCGCGAGGTCGACGACAAGCGGCTGGGCGCGGCGCTCGAACCGGCCGAATACGCGATGCTCGACGACGCCGACTTCGCCAAGTATTCCTTTCTGGTGAAGGGCTACATCGGCCCGAAAGCGTTGCGCGACAACGGTGTTCGCTACCTGGTCGATCCACGCGTGGTCGACGGCACCAGCTGGATCACCGGGGCCGACGAGCCTGGCCGGCACGTCGTCGGGCTGGTCGCCGGCCGCGATTTCACCGCCGACGGCACCATCGAGGCCGCCGAGGTGCGCGACGGGGACCCGTCGCCGGACGGCGCGGGCCCGCTGGTGTCGGCGCGCGGCATCGAGGTCGCGCACATCTTCCAGCTCGGCCGCAAATACACCGACGCCTTCACCGCCGACGTGCTCGGCGAGGACGGCAAGCCGGTGCGCCTGACGATGGGCTCCTACGGCCTGGGCGTCTCGCGGATGGTGGCCGTGATCGCCGAGCAGCACCACGACGAGCTGGGGCTGCGGTGGCCGTCGTCGGTCGCGCCCTTCGACGTCCACCTGGTGATCGCCAACAAGGACGACCGGGCCCGCACCGGGGCCACCGAGCTCGCCGGCGAGCTCGACCGGCTGGGCGTCGACGTGCTGCTCGATGACCGCCAGGCGTCACCCGGCGTGAAGTTCAAGGATGCCGAGCTGTTGGGCGTGCCCTGGATCGTGGTGGTGGGGCGCGGCTGGGCGGACGGCGTGGTGGAACTGCGCGACCGCTTCGGCGGGCAAACCCGCGAACTGGCGACGGGGGCGTCGCTGGCCGCCGACATCGCGGCGGCGCTTGAGACGGGCTAG
- a CDS encoding MFS transporter → MTALNDSERAVQNWTSARPDRPAPVRTAETAAKPPAETASNRISKYYPAWLPSRRFIAAVIAIGGMQLLATMDSTVAIVALPKIQNELSLSDAGRSWVITAYVLTFGGLMLLGGRLGDTIGRKRTFIVGVALFTISSVLCAVAWDEATMVIARLSQGVGSAIASPTGLALVATTFPKGPARNFATAVFAAMTAVGSVMGLVVGGALTEVSWRLAFLVNVPIGLVMMYLARTALRETNRERMKLDATGAMLATLTCTAAVFAFSMGPEKGWVSITTIGSGVVAMLAGLGFIIVERTAENPVVPFDLFRDRNRLVTFTAIFLAGGLMFSLTVCIGLYVQDILGYSALHAGVGFIPFVIAMGIGLGISSQLVSRFSPRVLTIGGGILLFWAMLYGWAFMHRGVAYFPNLVLPIVVGGIGIGMAVVPLTLSAIAGVGFDQIGPVSAVTLMLQSLGGPLVLAVIQAVITSRTLYLGGTTGPVKNMTDAQLQALDHGYTYGLLWVAGVAVIVGGAALLIGYTPDQVAHAQEVKEAMDAGEL, encoded by the coding sequence ATGACGGCTCTCAACGACTCAGAGCGCGCTGTCCAAAACTGGACGTCTGCACGCCCCGATCGTCCGGCCCCGGTGCGCACGGCGGAGACCGCCGCAAAACCCCCGGCGGAGACCGCCTCCAATCGCATCAGCAAGTACTACCCGGCGTGGCTGCCCTCGCGACGCTTCATCGCGGCCGTCATCGCCATCGGCGGTATGCAGCTGCTTGCGACGATGGACAGCACCGTCGCGATCGTCGCGCTCCCCAAGATCCAAAACGAGCTCAGCCTGTCCGACGCCGGCCGCAGCTGGGTGATCACCGCCTACGTGCTGACATTCGGCGGGCTGATGCTGCTCGGCGGGCGGCTCGGCGACACCATCGGGCGCAAGCGCACCTTCATCGTCGGTGTCGCCCTGTTCACCATCTCCTCCGTGCTGTGCGCCGTCGCCTGGGACGAGGCGACCATGGTCATCGCCCGACTGTCGCAGGGCGTCGGGTCGGCCATCGCCTCGCCGACGGGCCTGGCGCTGGTGGCGACCACCTTCCCCAAGGGACCGGCGCGCAACTTCGCGACCGCGGTCTTCGCCGCGATGACGGCCGTCGGCTCGGTGATGGGCCTCGTGGTCGGGGGAGCGCTCACCGAGGTGTCGTGGCGGCTGGCGTTCCTGGTGAACGTGCCGATCGGCCTGGTGATGATGTATTTGGCCCGCACCGCGCTGCGCGAGACCAACCGCGAGCGGATGAAGCTGGACGCCACCGGCGCCATGCTGGCCACCCTGACGTGCACCGCCGCGGTGTTCGCCTTCTCGATGGGGCCGGAAAAGGGGTGGGTTTCGATCACCACCATCGGTTCGGGTGTGGTGGCGATGCTCGCCGGGCTGGGCTTCATCATCGTGGAGCGCACCGCCGAGAACCCCGTCGTGCCGTTCGATCTGTTCCGCGACCGCAACCGCCTGGTCACGTTCACCGCGATCTTCCTGGCCGGCGGGCTGATGTTCAGCCTGACCGTGTGCATCGGCCTGTACGTGCAGGACATCCTGGGCTACAGCGCGCTGCACGCCGGCGTCGGCTTCATCCCGTTCGTCATCGCGATGGGGATCGGCCTCGGCATCTCCTCGCAGCTGGTGTCGCGGTTCTCGCCGCGGGTCTTGACCATCGGCGGCGGCATCCTGCTCTTCTGGGCGATGCTCTACGGCTGGGCGTTCATGCACCGCGGCGTCGCCTACTTCCCCAACCTGGTGTTGCCGATCGTGGTCGGCGGGATCGGCATCGGCATGGCCGTCGTGCCCCTGACGCTGTCGGCCATCGCCGGTGTGGGTTTCGATCAGATCGGTCCCGTCTCCGCGGTCACGCTGATGCTGCAGAGCCTGGGTGGCCCGCTCGTGTTGGCCGTCATCCAGGCCGTGATCACTTCGCGGACACTGTATTTGGGCGGCACCACCGGCCCGGTGAAGAACATGACCGACGCGCAGCTGCAGGCGCTCGACCACGGCTATACCTACGGCCTGCTGTGGGTGGCCGGGGTGGCCGTCATCGTCGGCGGTGCGGCGCTGCTCATCGGCTACACACCCGACCAGGTCGCGCACGCGCAAGAGGTCAAGGAAGCGATGGACGCCGGGGAGCTGTAG